A genome region from Erigeron canadensis isolate Cc75 chromosome 3, C_canadensis_v1, whole genome shotgun sequence includes the following:
- the LOC122593587 gene encoding dof zinc finger protein DOF1.4-like, whose protein sequence is MASVKSRVMEKTIQLQQQQQPPPPPPHEALKCPRCDSSNTKFCYYNNYSLSQPRHFCKACKRYWTRGGTLRNVPVGGGCRKNKRVKRPPITSSNAPATQSQVHHHHTNPNPNNNNNNNNNNNNNNNHDQINQIPSSSTTTNSNHHLNPLFYGLIAPHQNSINYPGFDPTTRVSSVNENHLVPGGYSTLIQPQHMNINASESLGFSPMGTASGGSNLNFGSYNNNSFMYGGSTCSAPSTMASLLASTFNQQQQRVMGGFANYDHDGMMSSSNNLVIKDLKLENNSQNKIMDWNNNNNSSFHGGQNKSSSDHDRQIDEAVVVVSSGDPNSILWDAEGGVWLDQTNHNNIGSTSVPSLI, encoded by the coding sequence ATGGCATCGGTGAAATCTCGTGTAATGGAGAAAACGATTCAACTTCAACAACAGCAACAGccgccgccaccgccaccgcacGAAGCGTTAAAATGCCCACGATGTGATTCTTCCAACACAAAGTTTTGTTATTACAACAACTATAGTTTGTCACAACCAAGACATTTTTGTAAAGCATGTAAAAGGTATTGGACAAGAGGTGGCACCTTGAGAAATGTCCCTGTAGGTGGCGGCTGCAGGAAGAACAAAAGAGTTAAAAGACCGCCCATCACGAGTAGTAATGCTCCGGCTACACAATCACaagttcatcatcatcatacaaaccctaaccctaataataacaataataataataataataataataataataataatcatgatcaaattaatcaaatcCCATCATCTTCTACTACTACTAACAGCAATCATCATCTTAACCCTTTGTTTTATGGGTTGATAGCTCCTCATCAAAACTCTATTAATTATCCTGGATTTGATCCTACTACTAGGGTTTCTAGCGTGAATGAAAACCACCTTGTCCCGGGCGGATATAGCACTCTTATTCAACCGCAGCATATGAATATCAATGCATCCGAATCGTTAGGTTTCTCGCCTATGGGTACAGCATCAGGAGGTTCAAATTTGAATTTTGGTAGCTACAATAATAATTCCTTCATGTATGGTGGTTCGACTTGTAGTGCTCCTAGTACTATGGCTTCGCTACTAGCTTCCACTTttaatcaacaacaacaaagagTTATGGGGGGTTTTGCAAACTATGATCATGATGGGATGATGAGTAGTTCCAATAACTTGGTAATTAAAGATCTGAAATTGGAAAATAATTCACAAAACAAGATCATGGAttggaataataataataacagtaGTTTTCATGGTGGGCAAAATAAGAGTAGTAGTGATCATGATCGTCAGATTGATGAAGCTGTCGTTGTTGTTTCTTCTGGTGATCCGAATTCCATTTTATGGGACGCCGAAGGAGGAGTCTGGCTTGATCAAACGAATCACAACAATATTGGCTCTACTTCGGTTCCTTCCTTGATCTAG